The genomic region CCAGAGTTTGCCGGATGAATTCCATTTCCGCTTCCACGGAGATTGGCGCACCCTCGGGAGAAACAGCGTTGGGAAGAGGGAGACACGAATCGCAATTCACCAAACTCGGCCAGCGCATGTACTCAAGAATCCATCGAATACCTTCCGTGCTGTTGATGCGTTCGGAAAAGCCGCATGTATAGTATTCTCTGAGCGCGTGGTGATAGCGGGCAATCGACATCTGCGTCATGGCGTCGCCTTGCCGTCCCGCTTCACTGAGGATCAGGGCAATTTCGCACCGCGCTTCGGGGGCGTCGGAGACGAGAGCAAGCGCCTCTTGGAATTTAGCGATTGCCTGATTTGTCTCTCCCTTGCTTTTGAAAACCAGTGCCTGCGTCATGCACGCCGTGACGAGCAGAGACACATGATGTTGCTCCATCACGTCGAGACGGTCTTCCCATAATCGGGCATAATCAAGCGATAGGATCTTTTGATAGACTTCATCGCATAAGCGCGAAGCTTCGTCAATGTCTCCATTCATGACATACGCGTCGGCGAGATATGTTTGATAGGTCAAATCATCTCCTGACGAACTCACCGACGCTTGCCATGCGTTCAAAGCTTCTTCATATCGCCCAAGGCTCTCGTACGCAAGCCTGAGATGGAAGCGCCAGCGATACTCCTCTGGCTCCAGCGCAACGGCCTTCTGATAGGCTTCTACGACTCTTTCCCCATTTCTGAGCAGTTGGGCGATCTCATGATAACAATAAGCCTTATTGCCAGCGAACTCCATCGCCTTCGAAAGCGCCAGATCAGACGCCTCATATTTGCAGGCAAAAGTTAATACCTTGGCAAACCAGAGATAGCTCTCATAGCTTCGGAGGTCGATCTCAATCGCTTTCCGTAATTCCGTTTCTACCTCATCAGGATGAGGCCATGCTTCCAAAGAGTAAAGAGAACACATGTAGCGAAGCAAGCCAAGCAGTTCATACAATTCCCGAGAATCTGGGAATGCCGCGACAGCCTTACTTACAGTCTCCAGCGCAACATCGAGGGTTTGAACATCGGAAGGATGTTCGAGAATTTGCCGGATCGCCGTCAGCTCAGATTCCAATGACATGCGACACATTCTCCTTCCATAACTTCTGAGCCTTCTCCGAGACTTCGGGATCCATCGCATTAAATATGGCAATCACCAGTTCTTTCATTGCCGCTTCTCGCTCACCCAATTCCAGCAGAAGCTGGACTGCTTCGAGACGCGTCTCGGAGTCTTCGGCGGAGAGGTAGAGAATTTCTCGGAATTTCGCTAGCGCCTGCACAGTCTCGCCCTGGCTTTTGAAAATGAGTGCTTGTGTGTATTGTACAGAAATCAGTGCAGAAGGATCGGGAGGGGGAATAAGGTGGTCCAATTTGTCAAGACAGTTTGAGAGCCTTTTTTAAGGTGGATCGCGTCCTTTCGTTTTTGGTCATTTTCGGATCAATCGGTGCGGTTCGGCATGGACGAGCGCAGGCGTCAGATTGCCTAGTGACTGATGCGGCCGAACCTCATTGTAGAACTTCAAATAAGACGCCAAACCTTGGCGAGCCTCGTGCGGCGTTTCGTAATCGGCGAGGTAGACTTCCTCTTGTTTGACGCTGCGCCACAGGCGCTCCGTGAAAATGTTATCCACATAGCGTCCGCGACCATCCATCGAGATGCGCGCTCCCGCCGCCAAAAATCGGCGGGTGAACCGTTCACTCGTAAAATGACTGCCCTGATCTGAGTTGACAATTTCAGGCACAGCATGGCCTAGGGCCGTATCTATACAAGACAGGACGAACGGCATTTCCAATGTATCGGATAATTCCCAGGCGACAACGTGTCGGGAAAACCAGTCCAAGAACGCTACCAGATAAAGGAAGCCGCCGCGCAGCCGAATATAGGTGATGTCTACGCCCCAGACTTGATTGGGTCGATCAATGCAAAGACCGCTCAGTAGGTACGGATAAATCTTGTGGTCTGGACCACTGGGCTTCGACAGATTTGGCGCACAATACAGAGTAAACGGGCCCATTTCCGCACGATACCGACGGATCGTATGCCGCCCGACGATGATGCCTTCCTGCGCCAAAAGCGTCACCAGTTTGCGTGTTCCAAGACACGGCCGCTGGGTGTACCATTCGTCCAGTCGATGCTTGATTGCGATCTCCGCCTCCCGAGCGGGACGCGGTTCGTAGTACAAGCTGCTGCGCGCCACGGACAGCAGATCGGCCTGCCAGAGCAGCGGCATAGCATGGCGCTCTTCGCGTTCGACCAGGGCCAGGCGCTCGTTAAGCGTCAGGTTCGAGGCCAGATTTTTTTTTAGCCAGTTCACCTGCGTCGTGAGGCGACCGATCTCCTGGTAAAGCTGTTCGACTTTTTGCTCCTGGGCTTCTTGAGCTTTGGCCTGCGAGTTCTTTCGCTCAAAGACGAGAGCCAAATCCGCGATGGCTTCCTGCTTCCACTTGGTCAGCAGGTTCGGATGAATCTGATGCTCGGAAGCAAGCTGGGCAACAGTCTTTGTCTCTTTGAGCGCCTCCAAAACGACCTGGGCTTTGAAGGCGGCGGAATACTGTTTTCGGGTGTTGGGCATGGTGGTGAATCCACCTTAATTGTGCCCCATTTACTGTCCGAATTTATGGGACCATTATACTTTGTTCCGAGACAGTCAACGTCAATATCTCCATTCCTTAAGGTTCGACGAGGACATAATCGCAGAACACTTAAGGAGGACATATTCGCGGAACAGTAACATAATTATGCGAATATTGCTTGACAGGAGCGCATCGATATGATATTCTTTGTTACGCGCGTAACAAAGAAGCAGAAATGAACAAAATTCCAACAAGCGAAGAGGTGGCTCGGGTGGCGGGGGTGTCCCGCGCGACGGTTTCTTATGTCTTCAGTGGACGGAAGAACGCGTCGGTTCCGGAGGCCACACGTCAGCGCGTGCTGGATGCGGCGGCGGCGATTGGCTATCAGCCCAATCGGAATGCGCGGGCGCTTGCTCGGGGACGAACGCAGCAGATCGCGCTGCTGCTGCCGCGCATCTCTTCGCCGTTCTACGCGCAGGTCGCCGAACATGTGCAGCGCTTAGCGATTGAGACGGGCTTTGAAACGCTGATTGTCAGCTGCGACGCCGTCCGAAACTCCGCGCGGATGTCGGATTTGCAGGTGGACGGCGTTTTAGCCTTCGATATTCCGCCGGCCGGCGGCCGCACCCCCTGGGTCAGTGTGGGACACTATCATACGGAAGGCGGCGATTTCGTGGGGGTCGATCTCTTTGCAGGAGCGGCGCAGGCCACACGTCATCTGATCGAAGCGGGATGCAAACGAGTCGCTCTGGGGATTTACAGCGCCGCGAATCAGATCGGCGACGCTCGGCGGGACGGATATGTCTCGGCGATCGCGGCGGCTGGTCAAACGCCGGAGATCATTGCCGTTCCGCTGCCAACGCGCGCTTCCGCGCGGGAATCGCTTCGACAATATTGGCGGCACAGCGATGGCGTGGACGGAATCTTTTGCTGGGATGATAGTTTGGCGCTGGGCTTTTATCGAGGCTGCCATGAGCTCGGCCTCGCCATTCCAGCGGATGTCGCACTGATCGGATGCGATGGAATTGAGGATACGCTGTTTGTGGACACACAGCTCTCCACGATCGCTCAGCCTCTCGAAGAAATTTGCCGAACATCCTGGGAATTTCTGTGTCAGCGCATTGCCGCGCCGGAATTGCCGCTCCAGCAAATTGTGTTGGCGCCCCAGCTAATGATCCGAGAATCGACAATGAGAAAGGAAACCAACAAAAATCACTAATCATTTCGAATGAATTCAGTCTATTTGCTACAATAATTAAACAAAACAGGAGAAGCTCGATGATGATTCCTTCAGGTCTTTCACAGTGCGCTCAAAATGCGATAATCACTAGCATTGCAATATTGTCATTGTCGCCTATGGCGCATGCGCAATTGATCGTCAATGACGCCTATGTGACGAGTCACGGCGGCGCGTCCACCACCATTAGCGGGACGTTCACATGTCCGAACAACACCACGCCGGCGATTATCATCAGCACCTCCAAGCCGGTGACTATCACCAACTCTTATCTTCGCGGCGCCAGCGACTTGATTTCCGCCCTGGGAGCGAATCCCATCAATTTGACAGTTACCAATACTGTCGGATACGGAACCAACCCGAACTCCAACGGCGCATCGAAGGGCTACTTCGTCAACGCCGGATACGTCGCCAAACTCGTTGTTCAGGGCTGTTATCTTGAGGGGACGGCTTATGGAATCAAGGCCAATCAATACAACGGGACGCGCAACGGCGACAATACGATCAACATCTCCAACAATCGCATGCACAATATCGACGGGCGATATAGCAATGGCTCGGGCGGTTATCAGACCTCCGGGCTTGGATCGCCGCACGCCATCCAAATCCAGGATGTTCATGGCGTTCCCAATGCCCTGATCGCCTGGAATGAAATCATCGGCGAGCCTTACAACAGCTACGACACGGATGTGATCAACTTCACGCGGTTTAGCGGAACATCCGGCAGCCACGTAAACTGCACCTACAACTACATCCAGGGACAGTACGCTCCCGATCCCATCCATCAAGGAAACGCCGGCGTCGGCATTCTCACCGACGGAGCCGGCGGCGATTCCTTCAGCGATTCGTGTGCTTACATCGACATCACGAACAATCAGGTCGTCAATGGATCGAACTGCGCCTTCGGGATCGCGGAAGGACACGACAACGGTTTGTACTGGAACCGGGCCATCTCCAGCGGTAAGGTTCCTGGAACCACAAATACAATTCAGGCCAGCAATGTCGGCATCTACATCAGCCCGCAGTCCGGACAGCCTCAGCCGCCATTCGGCAACAATACGGCGCAGAACAACACCTCCTCTTGGATCAACGCTGGCGGAGCCGACAACTCTTTCTTTTTAAATACGGGCTATGTCAACTCGTTCAACAATGGCGGGATCGGCCACAACGCCACGGTGGCCGATGAGGCCAATGAGTATGTGACCTGGCAGCAGCGCACCAAGAACAGCAACATTCGGATCGGATCGTCATTCCTTCCGGATGGGCTTTATAAGATCACGGCCAAAACAAGCGGCGATGCGCTGGACTGCTATGCATATGGCTCCGGCAACAATACCCCTATTCAGCTCTGGCCCTACTCCGGGTCCAACAACCAGAAATGGTGGCTGCACAATCTGGGCAATGGTTACTATTCGATCCGGAC from Capsulimonas corticalis harbors:
- a CDS encoding IS3 family transposase codes for the protein MPNTRKQYSAAFKAQVVLEALKETKTVAQLASEHQIHPNLLTKWKQEAIADLALVFERKNSQAKAQEAQEQKVEQLYQEIGRLTTQVNWLKKNLASNLTLNERLALVEREERHAMPLLWQADLLSVARSSLYYEPRPAREAEIAIKHRLDEWYTQRPCLGTRKLVTLLAQEGIIVGRHTIRRYRAEMGPFTLYCAPNLSKPSGPDHKIYPYLLSGLCIDRPNQVWGVDITYIRLRGGFLYLVAFLDWFSRHVVAWELSDTLEMPFVLSCIDTALGHAVPEIVNSDQGSHFTSERFTRRFLAAGARISMDGRGRYVDNIFTERLWRSVKQEEVYLADYETPHEARQGLASYLKFYNEVRPHQSLGNLTPALVHAEPHRLIRK
- a CDS encoding tetratricopeptide repeat protein — encoded protein: MSLESELTAIRQILEHPSDVQTLDVALETVSKAVAAFPDSRELYELLGLLRYMCSLYSLEAWPHPDEVETELRKAIEIDLRSYESYLWFAKVLTFACKYEASDLALSKAMEFAGNKAYCYHEIAQLLRNGERVVEAYQKAVALEPEEYRWRFHLRLAYESLGRYEEALNAWQASVSSSGDDLTYQTYLADAYVMNGDIDEASRLCDEVYQKILSLDYARLWEDRLDVMEQHHVSLLVTACMTQALVFKSKGETNQAIAKFQEALALVSDAPEARCEIALILSEAGRQGDAMTQMSIARYHHALREYYTCGFSERINSTEGIRWILEYMRWPSLVNCDSCLPLPNAVSPEGAPISVEAEMEFIRQTLESDPIALEIDAARNAIATSPNSFEVYALLARWLYIEIENRGNKQPNYNEVIDAAQKAIALNSKYYDSYRWLARSLYRDHRYQETEQALSIALNLAGDQAFRYHEIGNLYRLLEIAATSLHNLHSRRYAFHEEENLIKAHQKAVELEPQNEEWRRDLRELYERCGRYEEALNVQRASMIVAGAEMAHKAGLAHSLMMNGNLEEAERLCKDVYQTIMALDYVMKPGEEISPDLNALISVAMTQARILKKQGDLDKAIEKFHEALAFASWNPEARCQIALIFWERGERDRARKELQFVRNNFLYLYFSNSLGLIELDITSAQDITNLFQQLKWPLSRG
- a CDS encoding RICIN domain-containing protein, yielding MAHAQLIVNDAYVTSHGGASTTISGTFTCPNNTTPAIIISTSKPVTITNSYLRGASDLISALGANPINLTVTNTVGYGTNPNSNGASKGYFVNAGYVAKLVVQGCYLEGTAYGIKANQYNGTRNGDNTINISNNRMHNIDGRYSNGSGGYQTSGLGSPHAIQIQDVHGVPNALIAWNEIIGEPYNSYDTDVINFTRFSGTSGSHVNCTYNYIQGQYAPDPIHQGNAGVGILTDGAGGDSFSDSCAYIDITNNQVVNGSNCAFGIAEGHDNGLYWNRAISSGKVPGTTNTIQASNVGIYISPQSGQPQPPFGNNTAQNNTSSWINAGGADNSFFLNTGYVNSFNNGGIGHNATVADEANEYVTWQQRTKNSNIRIGSSFLPDGLYKITAKTSGDALDCYAYGSGNNTPIQLWPYSGSNNQKWWLHNLGNGYYSIRTYDPSMPGNIGRSLDATGCSGADGTVIQLYDYSGAGCQQWSITQTSGSFCSIATSNAKSDGSHDVLDGNGCTGADGTRISLWSWGGGSCQQEWNFTLVQ
- a CDS encoding tetratricopeptide repeat protein produces the protein MDHLIPPPDPSALISVQYTQALIFKSQGETVQALAKFREILYLSAEDSETRLEAVQLLLELGEREAAMKELVIAIFNAMDPEVSEKAQKLWKENVSHVIGI
- a CDS encoding LacI family DNA-binding transcriptional regulator produces the protein MNKIPTSEEVARVAGVSRATVSYVFSGRKNASVPEATRQRVLDAAAAIGYQPNRNARALARGRTQQIALLLPRISSPFYAQVAEHVQRLAIETGFETLIVSCDAVRNSARMSDLQVDGVLAFDIPPAGGRTPWVSVGHYHTEGGDFVGVDLFAGAAQATRHLIEAGCKRVALGIYSAANQIGDARRDGYVSAIAAAGQTPEIIAVPLPTRASARESLRQYWRHSDGVDGIFCWDDSLALGFYRGCHELGLAIPADVALIGCDGIEDTLFVDTQLSTIAQPLEEICRTSWEFLCQRIAAPELPLQQIVLAPQLMIRESTMRKETNKNH